The sequence CCCGGAAGCACGAGTTGTTCAATGTCAACACGCCCGGGGATTTGAAGATTGCGCGCGACTGCTGGCATGGACTGGCGCGCCGGGCTTGAAGCGTGAACGGTCCAAACCCTGCTTGTCACGCCACGGCGTCGCGCGTATGGTCGACCTATGTTAAATCGGTATGTTCCCGCCCTTCTGCTTTCGTCCGCCAGCTTCTGGCTCGCATCGGCCGACACACTCCAGTTGAAGGACAAGGCGGCCATCACGGGAAAAATCCTCGCCCGGAAACACGATCAGATCGCCATCGACGTGGGCTACACGGTGCTGGTGGTCCCACGCAACCAGATTGAGAAAATCATCGAAGGGGAAGGCACAGGACGCGCCGGCAAAAAGACACCCGTGGCGGTCGTCGCGCCCGCGCCGGAAGCGAAACCGGGACTCTACCAATCTCCAGGTGTCGCCCCTCCGGAACGCTCGGTGCGCGAACTGGTCAGTCAGTATGGCGAGGCCGTGGTGCAGGTCCGGACACCTGGCGGACTTGGTTCCGGATTCTTCCTCAACGAAGACGGCTATCTCATCACGAATTTTCACGTCATCGAAAACGAGACGCAAATTTCTGTGGAAGTCTATCATCAGAAGGGCGGCCAGCTGGAACGCAAGAGCTACAAACAGGTCAAAATCATCGCGATCAACAAATTCGCCGATCTGGCCTTGTTGAGAATAGAGGACAAGGACGCGCCCAGGTTTGCGAAGGTG is a genomic window of Candidatus Angelobacter sp. containing:
- a CDS encoding trypsin-like peptidase domain-containing protein; amino-acid sequence: MLNRYVPALLLSSASFWLASADTLQLKDKAAITGKILARKHDQIAIDVGYTVLVVPRNQIEKIIEGEGTGRAGKKTPVAVVAPAPEAKPGLYQSPGVAPPERSVRELVSQYGEAVVQVRTPGGLGSGFFLNEDGYLITNFHVIENETQISVEVYHQKGGQLERKSYKQVKIIAINKFADLALLRIEDKDAPRFAKVLLGDSDALSVGERVFAIGSPLGLERTVTEGIVSTKTRPMQGELYLQTTAQINPGNSGGPLFNLHGEVVGVTNMKITFGEGLGFAIPIEAVKNFLGHRDAYAYDNDNPSNPYRYLEPPSRTQKKADAR